DNA sequence from the Desulfobulbaceae bacterium genome:
GAACCGACCTGATCAGTTCGAATTGACATCTGCGGACTCCATTGCAGACCAAAAAGAAACTCAGAAAGGGGCACTTTCTGGAAAAAGCGGATGGCCTCAAAGAGGACTGACAAAACAATGCCGATAGTAGTGAAAATTGCAATTGTCGAACAAAATATCATAGCAACTCTTACTATCGACTCAACCTGGTTTCTGGCCCGCAACTGTGGCGAAATCCGGCTTAAGGCAAAAATAACAGCAGACAACCCGAGCACAAGAAGTGCTGTTCCTTGAATTGTGCGGCTCACCTCCTGTAGATGCGTATAATAGTTTGCAGCAGCCTCTATTGCCGGATCTTTGATACTCCCAAAGGAGTTGCCGGCAGCCAGGTTCTTGATGTCATTAATGACAAGGCCAAGACTGTCCTTCGATAGGGAACGCATTTTTTCAGGCAGGGTATCTATGGTCAGGGAGACAATAATTGACGAATCAATCACCTGCCAAAGTACAAAAACGATCAGCGCCGGCAACCCGCACCAGAGTGCTGTCAAGGCGCCATAATAAACGGGGCGGGAGTGGAGATTTCGCGACGATCCTGAGGCACAGCCAACAGCAAGGGCCTTACGTCGTCCCAGATAAAACCCCACTGCCGACAGCAGCAGAAGTGCAAATAATACCAACGAAGGAGACATGGATTGTCTGGCCGGGATTATTTATGATCACCACGGACGATGTCACCACCAACCATATAGATGACCTCCTCCGCAATGTCCGTAGCTCTATCGGCTATTCGCTCAAGATGACTGGCGATAAGATAAAAATTCAGGAAGCACCCTGCATGTTCAGGCTGTTTGCGCAGCCGCTCTTTTATCGTATCATACGCACTGTTTCGCAGAGCATCTATCTCATCATCTAGAATGAAAATCCCATGGGCCATTTCAATATCCCTGTGAACTAAGGCATCAAGGCTCATTCTCAGCATAACTAAAACCTTATCAGACATCGGAGAGTAATCCATGGGGAATTTCTGGCAGCCGTGTTCAAAAACAAACTTTACCTTTTGGGCTATTTTTACGGCATAATCGCCAATACGCTCAATCTCACTATCGATCTTAATCAGGGCAATAATAAACCGTAAATCTCTGGCAACCGGTTGATAGAGGGCCAATATCTTCAAACACTCTTCCTCGATCTCGACTTCCATTTCGTCGATTTCGTAATCGGACTTAATGACCATCTCAAGAGCTGTCATGTCATCGCCTTTAAAGGCAGAACAGGCCTTTCTGACCCGATCCTCAACAAGAAGACCAAGGTCCAAAAAGTTTTTCCTGAGCCTCTCTAACTGGCTATGATAGTTGTGATGCATTTTCTACCCCCAATAATTCAACCGGTGCACGTAAATATGGCCCTCGCCAATACTCCACCTCAGTATGATACTTAAATCCCGTAGCAATCACCAACAACATAATAGTCAATTATTAAGATTGTATTAATAAACCATTAAGATACTGTTATGCAAGTTCAATTTAATTGCATGTTTGCGTGGGCCGAACTATTATTGGTCTAAAGCATTACCATTTCCCCAAAAGAGTGAACTTACCATGGGTAGAGAACATATACTTATTATTGAAGATGACGAAGACATTCAACAGCTCGTCAGCTTCAACCTCGTTAAGGCAGGCTTCCATGTTTCCTGTGTCGACAATGGGGAAGACGGATTAGGTCTTCTAAAAACTGAAAAAATTGACTGCCTGCTTTTAGACATCATGTTGCCGGGCAAAAACGGCTTTGCTATCTGCCGGCAAATCAGAGAAGATCCACGGTGCTCGCTGCCGATTATTATGCTGACCGCCAAAATTGATGACCAGGAGATCATTGAAGGTCTTGAGTGTGGCGCTAATGATTACGTCACCAAGCCTTTCAGCCCCAAGGTGCTCATCGCCAGAATCAAAGCGGCTTTGCGCCGCCAAACTTTTGAGACCGACTCAACGCCTCAGAATACCGAAAAAACTATTACGATTAAAAACTTAAAGATTTATCCGGAACGGCATGAACTCCTGGTTGATGAACAAAAGATACAATTAACCTATACCGAATTTGCCATTCTCAGCATGCTGGTCAGAAGACCTGGCTGGGTTTACACCCGCCAACAGATCATCGATACCGTTCGCGGCGATGATTATGCGGTGACCCAAAGAATGATCGATGTGCAGGTTTTCAGCCTGAGAAAAAAACTGGGCCAAGCCGGAAATAACATCGAAACTGTAAGAGGAATCGGCTACCGGTTCAAGGACTAAAAATAAGGGACTCCCCGTATCATGCGCGCAAAAAAACTTGTCTGGCATATCTTTCCGGCCAATCTCTTGATTACCGTCGGTTCACTGCTGGCTCTCTTATGGTACAGCTCTGTCGCTTTTAATACATTTTACAACAACTGGTTGGCTGCGGACCTGGAAGACAGGGCCTATCTTATTGAAGAGCAGATAGCAACCCTTGTCGGCCAAAACAAGCCCCAAGAGCTTAAGGCCTTGTGTCGTCGCCTCGGCCGAAAAACCTCTACCCGTATTACAGTTATTCAGCCCTCCGGAAAGGTTGTTGCTGATTCAGAC
Encoded proteins:
- a CDS encoding phosphate ABC transporter permease family protein, which encodes MSPSLVLFALLLLSAVGFYLGRRKALAVGCASGSSRNLHSRPVYYGALTALWCGLPALIVFVLWQVIDSSIIVSLTIDTLPEKMRSLSKDSLGLVINDIKNLAAGNSFGSIKDPAIEAAANYYTHLQEVSRTIQGTALLVLGLSAVIFALSRISPQLRARNQVESIVRVAMIFCSTIAIFTTIGIVLSVLFEAIRFFQKVPLSEFLFGLQWSPQMSIRTDQVGSSGAFGAVPVFTGTLMISAIAMLVAVPIGLMAAIYLAEYAGKKVRAVAKPLIEILAGIPTVVYGFFAALVVAPFIRDLGEQLGISVSSESALAAGLIMGIMIIPFIMSISDDVINAVPQSLRDGSY
- the phoU gene encoding phosphate signaling complex protein PhoU; this encodes MHHNYHSQLERLRKNFLDLGLLVEDRVRKACSAFKGDDMTALEMVIKSDYEIDEMEVEIEEECLKILALYQPVARDLRFIIALIKIDSEIERIGDYAVKIAQKVKFVFEHGCQKFPMDYSPMSDKVLVMLRMSLDALVHRDIEMAHGIFILDDEIDALRNSAYDTIKERLRKQPEHAGCFLNFYLIASHLERIADRATDIAEEVIYMVGGDIVRGDHK
- a CDS encoding response regulator transcription factor produces the protein MGREHILIIEDDEDIQQLVSFNLVKAGFHVSCVDNGEDGLGLLKTEKIDCLLLDIMLPGKNGFAICRQIREDPRCSLPIIMLTAKIDDQEIIEGLECGANDYVTKPFSPKVLIARIKAALRRQTFETDSTPQNTEKTITIKNLKIYPERHELLVDEQKIQLTYTEFAILSMLVRRPGWVYTRQQIIDTVRGDDYAVTQRMIDVQVFSLRKKLGQAGNNIETVRGIGYRFKD